One segment of Paenibacillus pabuli DNA contains the following:
- a CDS encoding VanZ family protein: MSIQFTISSISVLGPLFILTLLALVIHARVSKVRYTSKQYMLMLTFAIYMLGVLHFVFFPIDVNIGIYANQTPWYKNLQWVPLLTADAPSFLLNIVLFMPLGFLLPLLKPSVDSIRKAAAAGLMLSFSIEILQLVIRITLGNGRSTDINDLIANTAGSVLGFVILGLLIRLIGQNLILPWTMRGHKRSTMR; encoded by the coding sequence ATGTCCATTCAATTTACCATTTCATCTATAAGTGTCCTTGGTCCACTATTCATTCTGACTCTGCTCGCTCTGGTGATCCACGCCAGGGTGAGCAAAGTTAGATATACCAGCAAACAGTATATGCTGATGCTGACTTTCGCTATATACATGCTGGGCGTGTTGCATTTTGTATTTTTCCCAATCGATGTGAACATCGGAATCTATGCCAACCAGACACCCTGGTACAAGAACCTTCAATGGGTTCCGCTGCTGACTGCGGATGCGCCAAGCTTCCTTCTGAACATAGTGCTGTTTATGCCGCTGGGGTTCTTGCTTCCTCTTTTGAAACCTTCAGTTGACTCGATACGCAAAGCGGCAGCGGCTGGCCTAATGTTAAGTTTTTCTATTGAAATATTGCAGCTTGTGATCCGGATTACTCTGGGGAATGGCCGCTCAACCGATATCAATGATCTAATTGCAAATACGGCAGGAAGTGTGCTTGGTTTTGTTATTCTTGGTCTGCTCATTCGCCTGATTGGCCAGAACCTGATTCTTCCCTGGACGATGCGAGGGCACAAGCGCTCTACTATGCGTTAG
- a CDS encoding DUF4179 domain-containing protein, with product MSNPFNIDQELKKQAKERPAMSNLVRTRIDATLESLPESPRQLDSEQAQRPRRVNKGLRRTAAAAVAAGVLGVTVFASGFVSPAMADSLRNIPLVGSLFSSIEADMGLRTAGSEGLTTPVNSSFAYQDVKFKVLETVYDGTRAAFLVHVTAPNLNQGMYDNGKDIVKLSSGVDNVFLDVNGFSPDGGLFYSSAGANEPDTLLFEQVIPADHKGEFPDQFDAKVKLTLQGLDHEFELTVPFTKSTTDTYKVQPDTLMENDLFTATVTKAEVTPITTRLTAAIGLNGKETLTAKEKEQLQDIRFAIYDDQGRQLTALSGEGIYEDNQLKWESIYATTAKDVKYLVVKPFEVKDDFTEEVKDNQFIQGMEMKIQLQ from the coding sequence ATGTCAAACCCATTTAATATTGATCAGGAGTTAAAAAAACAAGCAAAGGAGCGCCCTGCCATGTCTAATCTTGTACGCACTCGAATTGATGCCACACTGGAGTCCCTTCCCGAATCACCCCGCCAGCTGGACAGTGAACAGGCTCAGCGTCCGCGACGGGTAAACAAAGGACTGCGCCGTACCGCAGCGGCAGCCGTTGCCGCAGGTGTATTAGGTGTTACTGTATTTGCATCCGGATTTGTGTCTCCAGCCATGGCTGATTCTTTGCGCAACATTCCGCTCGTAGGCAGCCTCTTCAGCTCAATTGAAGCGGATATGGGTCTGAGAACAGCGGGTAGCGAAGGTTTGACTACTCCAGTAAACAGTTCCTTTGCTTATCAGGATGTAAAATTCAAGGTGTTGGAAACGGTATACGATGGCACACGCGCAGCATTTCTGGTTCATGTCACGGCTCCCAACCTAAATCAGGGCATGTATGATAACGGCAAGGACATTGTGAAGCTGAGCAGCGGAGTCGACAACGTTTTCCTCGATGTAAATGGGTTTAGCCCAGATGGTGGTCTGTTCTATAGTTCAGCCGGGGCGAACGAGCCCGATACCTTGCTTTTTGAACAGGTCATTCCTGCGGATCACAAAGGCGAATTCCCGGATCAGTTCGATGCCAAGGTTAAGTTGACGCTGCAAGGCCTGGATCATGAATTTGAGTTAACCGTTCCTTTTACCAAATCAACAACAGACACCTACAAGGTTCAGCCTGATACCCTCATGGAGAATGACTTGTTTACGGCCACTGTTACGAAAGCCGAGGTTACTCCTATCACAACACGCTTAACTGCCGCCATCGGTTTGAATGGAAAAGAAACGTTGACTGCCAAAGAAAAAGAACAGCTGCAGGACATCAGGTTTGCCATCTATGATGATCAAGGTCGGCAACTGACTGCACTCAGCGGCGAGGGTATATATGAAGATAACCAGTTGAAATGGGAAAGCATATATGCGACAACAGCGAAGGATGTAAAATACCTGGTAGTGAAACCTTTTGAAGTGAAAGATGACTTTACCGAAGAGGTCAAAGACAATCAATTTATTCAGGGAATGGAAATGAAAATTCAGCTCCAATAG
- a CDS encoding RNA polymerase sigma factor has product MDPTDLVNQAIQGDRDAFIRLIREIENSLYNTAKSMLRKEEDVADAIQETILKAYKSMHTLREPQYFKTWMFRILINECNTMLSRLSLSTSYAEVPAKQEVSSPYDEVDMREAVDRLEESKRIVIVLHYFEDLTLRQVADTLNISESAVKMRLSRARQELYQKFKNFREVKLHVKPI; this is encoded by the coding sequence ATGGACCCGACCGATCTCGTCAACCAAGCTATTCAGGGAGATCGTGACGCCTTTATCAGGCTCATCCGAGAAATTGAAAATTCCCTATACAATACAGCAAAATCCATGCTGCGAAAAGAGGAGGACGTGGCTGATGCCATTCAGGAGACGATCCTGAAAGCTTATAAATCCATGCATACGCTTCGTGAACCCCAGTATTTCAAAACCTGGATGTTCCGCATCCTCATCAACGAATGTAATACCATGCTCTCCCGTCTCTCCCTCTCCACATCATATGCAGAGGTGCCTGCCAAGCAGGAAGTCTCCAGCCCCTACGATGAGGTGGATATGAGAGAAGCCGTTGATCGACTGGAAGAATCGAAACGAATTGTCATTGTGCTGCATTATTTTGAAGATCTAACCCTGCGTCAGGTAGCGGATACGCTGAATATATCCGAGAGCGCGGTAAAAATGAGACTTAGCCGGGCACGGCAGGAACTATATCAAAAATTCAAAAACTTTCGGGAGGTAAAACTGCATGTCAAACCCATTTAA
- a CDS encoding DEAD/DEAH box helicase, which produces MSLIHPYTETIEVHVALTGYGDALFYGALNTHHFVTGQSLKQRLFAWHAPSFFGTELETRQIEDIDLVVLPAEEVIPFFAEMHTLLHIEWKWDEQAAHLIRLAPALAATIENRKYVPSFAAYRTGQLQWSWDPDSMKPQDRAALSKAIDQTDESYAEGLNAAYSASVFQRWYSSEEAATDLRREFPQLFPQGGTPPRTAGMDAQAWLVSIGWKSDAAPFRPLLQLLEPDDDEHAWRLRIVLQDKLDAASLIPVRLDSRGRLEGEWPDVWTAFILDRSAGWLEQLRAHLPRISRSISGSRDVLSDPLSDQEAWQFLTIDSGRLLESGWQVLLPGWWESARKKKPKLRAKVKPEEGSERGQSFFGLDSIIHFDWRIAIGDSDLSEEEFADLVARNERLVRFRGEWVPLDPALLEQIRRAMGGVDREQGLSFQDILHLHLLQNEQREYRNQKWKEGQQAEEEEQQPHANENIRLEVELNEHLNRIIAQLGGGQGGAPSLPVPAGLHAELRSYQKEGFAWLGFLRKFGLGACLADDMGLGKTIQFITYLLHLKENQQRLPGDAPALLICPTSVLGNWQKEISRFAPSINVSLHYGARRLSGEAFREQTEQVDIIITSYATATLDQEMLQSYTWASICLDEAQNIKNAQTKQSMAVRSFPAKHRIALTGTPIENRLAELWSIYDFINPGYLGSARAFQTRFISAIEKDKDEQRMQDLQQLVKPFMLRRKKKDPNIQLDLPDKNEMKTYIHLTGEQSALYDQSVQALMDKMKELEGIKRKGAILSALTQLKQLCDHPLLLTKEALPETLSSDGSKAEYDLYSPQDMAMLISRSAKLERLMELVRELREEGERCLIFTQYIGMGQILQQVLQQELQEPVLYLHGGTSKTARDRMIEQFQSRTLPAYEQPSVFILSIKAGGVGLNLTAANHVFHFDRWWNPAVENQATDRAYRMGQTKDVQVHKFISLGTLEERIDEMLESKQQLSDNIITSSENWITELSTDELKDLFTRRRDWSG; this is translated from the coding sequence ATGAGCCTTATACATCCCTATACCGAAACGATTGAAGTACATGTCGCATTGACCGGATACGGTGATGCCTTATTTTATGGAGCACTTAATACTCATCATTTTGTAACGGGGCAGTCGCTTAAGCAGCGGCTATTTGCCTGGCATGCTCCCTCCTTCTTCGGGACCGAGCTGGAGACGAGACAGATCGAAGACATTGATCTGGTGGTACTGCCTGCGGAAGAGGTCATTCCCTTCTTCGCAGAGATGCATACGCTGCTGCACATTGAGTGGAAATGGGACGAGCAGGCAGCTCATCTGATCAGGCTTGCTCCTGCGCTGGCCGCAACCATTGAGAACCGAAAATATGTCCCCAGCTTCGCTGCCTATCGTACAGGTCAGCTGCAATGGAGCTGGGATCCAGATAGCATGAAACCTCAGGACCGGGCTGCGCTAAGCAAAGCAATCGATCAAACAGACGAGAGCTATGCCGAGGGACTTAACGCGGCCTATTCTGCTTCTGTATTTCAGCGGTGGTATAGCTCTGAAGAAGCTGCAACCGATCTGCGGCGCGAATTCCCTCAACTGTTTCCTCAAGGGGGGACGCCACCAAGAACAGCAGGAATGGATGCCCAGGCCTGGCTTGTCTCGATTGGATGGAAATCAGACGCGGCCCCCTTCCGCCCGCTTCTGCAATTGCTGGAGCCGGACGACGATGAGCACGCATGGCGGCTGCGTATCGTTTTGCAGGACAAGCTGGATGCAGCTTCACTGATTCCGGTTCGGCTCGATTCACGCGGCCGACTTGAAGGAGAATGGCCAGATGTGTGGACAGCATTTATCCTTGACCGTTCTGCTGGGTGGCTGGAGCAGCTGCGTGCACATTTGCCGCGAATCAGCCGTTCCATCAGCGGAAGCCGGGATGTGCTGAGTGATCCGCTTAGTGATCAGGAAGCATGGCAGTTCCTTACCATCGACAGCGGCAGACTGCTGGAATCAGGCTGGCAGGTACTGCTTCCGGGATGGTGGGAGTCGGCCCGCAAGAAGAAGCCTAAGCTTCGTGCCAAGGTGAAACCGGAGGAAGGCAGTGAACGTGGACAGTCCTTCTTCGGGCTGGACTCGATCATTCATTTTGACTGGCGCATTGCAATTGGAGATTCCGATCTCAGTGAAGAGGAATTCGCCGATCTCGTTGCCCGCAACGAGCGGCTGGTACGGTTCCGCGGAGAATGGGTGCCGCTTGACCCTGCCCTGCTGGAGCAGATTCGCCGGGCCATGGGCGGTGTCGACCGGGAACAGGGACTGTCGTTTCAAGACATTCTGCACCTGCATCTGCTGCAAAATGAGCAGCGGGAATATCGTAACCAGAAATGGAAGGAAGGACAGCAGGCCGAGGAGGAGGAGCAGCAGCCACATGCTAATGAGAATATTCGGCTGGAGGTAGAACTGAATGAACACTTGAACCGGATCATTGCACAGCTTGGCGGCGGACAAGGCGGGGCTCCCTCCCTTCCCGTTCCGGCTGGGCTGCATGCAGAGCTTCGTTCCTACCAGAAAGAAGGATTTGCCTGGCTTGGATTCTTGCGCAAATTCGGTCTTGGAGCCTGCCTTGCGGATGATATGGGTCTTGGAAAGACCATTCAATTTATTACGTATTTGCTGCATCTCAAGGAAAATCAGCAGCGGTTACCCGGGGATGCTCCCGCCCTTCTCATCTGCCCCACTTCGGTGCTGGGCAACTGGCAGAAGGAAATCAGCCGTTTTGCACCATCGATTAACGTCAGTCTGCACTACGGTGCACGCAGGCTTAGCGGAGAAGCATTCAGGGAACAGACCGAACAAGTGGATATCATCATTACGTCGTATGCTACCGCAACCCTGGATCAAGAGATGTTACAGTCATACACTTGGGCTTCCATCTGTCTGGACGAGGCGCAAAACATTAAGAATGCGCAAACCAAGCAGTCCATGGCGGTACGCAGTTTCCCGGCTAAACACCGTATCGCATTGACAGGTACGCCGATTGAAAACCGGCTGGCTGAACTATGGTCCATCTATGATTTCATCAACCCGGGATACCTAGGCAGCGCACGCGCCTTCCAAACCCGGTTTATCAGTGCAATTGAGAAGGACAAGGATGAGCAGCGCATGCAGGATCTGCAGCAGCTGGTTAAACCATTCATGCTTCGTCGCAAGAAAAAGGATCCGAATATCCAGCTCGATCTGCCGGACAAAAACGAGATGAAAACCTACATTCATCTTACCGGTGAGCAAAGTGCCCTATACGACCAATCCGTGCAGGCGCTGATGGATAAAATGAAAGAGCTGGAAGGCATCAAGCGCAAAGGCGCCATTCTGTCCGCGTTAACCCAGCTCAAGCAGCTGTGTGACCATCCGCTGCTTCTTACGAAGGAAGCCTTGCCGGAAACGCTGTCTTCGGATGGTTCCAAGGCAGAGTATGACCTGTACAGTCCACAGGACATGGCGATGCTCATCAGCCGCTCTGCGAAGCTGGAACGGCTGATGGAGCTTGTCCGCGAGCTGCGGGAAGAGGGCGAGCGCTGCCTTATTTTCACGCAGTACATCGGTATGGGTCAGATACTGCAGCAGGTTCTCCAGCAGGAACTGCAGGAGCCTGTATTATATCTGCATGGCGGTACATCCAAGACGGCACGGGACCGCATGATCGAGCAGTTCCAGTCCCGTACATTACCTGCGTATGAGCAGCCGTCCGTTTTCATCCTGTCCATCAAGGCAGGCGGCGTGGGGCTAAATTTGACTGCAGCGAATCATGTATTTCACTTTGACCGCTGGTGGAACCCTGCCGTGGAAAACCAGGCCACCGACCGAGCTTACCGCATGGGACAGACGAAGGACGTCCAGGTGCACAAGTTTATTTCCCTCGGCACGCTGGAAGAGCGTATAGACGAGATGTTGGAGAGCAAGCAGCAGCTTAGCGATAACATCATCACCAGCTCCGAGAACTGGATTACCGAATTGTCAACAGACGAGCTGAAGGATCTCTTTACTCGCCGCCGCGACTGGTCTGGTTAA
- a CDS encoding SWIM zinc finger family protein produces the protein MNIPIDMNLDDAQWQQLIREVAEHFNNLTIMRGFQYYKQKRVGSLTFTEHHGITADVQGSEEYNVTLSVQSLPTSYCTCPVGSHCKHIVAVMMSYAELLERSVHAIVNAHSSTALKQAVKPVASMSSFRSSAVSEQDTDIPHFQYSQIRERALELAGLEITEWYELFEKCLVRLGTGTPSTAYVQEAADELYAIKPKLSAGMDQLFEFHVHLYLMRYCIPSRHSTSHTPIYLSYPAQLAVDALQKGMDQVLSHPLQFADLPDNKLKQLWKRVDETITYLRTQMTSETSTLMLFTPIYRQVWLNWIVPHLQNEQLLLSELNILQEIEDQLKESADNTPGHSGGSVLSVANLTGSIQPGKLGKSSPLPLVLAQSWIHFHLHQDEQAWQRLTSGSTAYGIPAEHLLHFLHVLADESNWKRLGAWLAQLGPLLANRRNEPLQDYMQLWDMTIKHLPETESHMWDTLVSMLPHSRPAYEEAMHSRGQWRRWIDFQLSTETEPLEFRVAVLQPIEKEAPELLLPFYHQAVERYIGHKNRDGYKAAVKLLKRLSKIYKKLKQEDRWEDFITALAVRNSRLRALQEELRKGKLIS, from the coding sequence ATGAACATACCGATTGACATGAATCTGGATGATGCACAGTGGCAGCAATTGATTCGAGAGGTTGCCGAGCACTTTAATAACCTGACGATTATGCGCGGATTCCAATATTATAAACAGAAACGCGTTGGATCATTAACCTTTACGGAACATCACGGAATCACAGCAGACGTGCAGGGCTCTGAAGAGTATAACGTCACCTTAAGCGTCCAGTCTCTGCCCACCAGCTACTGTACCTGCCCGGTGGGTTCCCATTGTAAACATATCGTTGCCGTTATGATGAGTTATGCTGAGTTGCTGGAACGGTCGGTGCACGCTATTGTAAATGCCCATTCAAGCACAGCCTTGAAACAGGCAGTGAAGCCTGTGGCTTCCATGTCTTCATTTCGCTCGAGTGCTGTTTCAGAACAGGATACGGATATCCCTCATTTTCAGTACAGTCAGATCAGGGAACGGGCATTAGAGCTTGCAGGCCTGGAAATTACAGAGTGGTATGAACTGTTCGAGAAATGCCTGGTCAGATTGGGCACAGGCACGCCAAGTACGGCATACGTACAGGAAGCAGCCGATGAACTGTATGCCATTAAGCCTAAATTGTCTGCCGGGATGGATCAGTTATTTGAATTCCATGTACATCTGTACCTTATGCGATACTGCATCCCTTCCCGTCATTCAACCAGCCATACACCAATTTATTTAAGTTACCCTGCTCAGCTTGCTGTAGATGCACTTCAGAAAGGCATGGATCAGGTACTTAGCCATCCGCTTCAATTCGCTGATCTGCCGGACAATAAGCTTAAGCAACTGTGGAAGCGGGTGGACGAAACCATAACGTATCTCCGTACACAAATGACATCCGAGACATCCACACTGATGCTGTTCACGCCGATCTATCGGCAGGTTTGGCTGAACTGGATTGTCCCTCACTTACAGAATGAGCAATTGCTCTTATCGGAGTTGAACATTTTACAGGAAATCGAAGATCAGTTGAAAGAAAGTGCAGATAATACACCAGGCCATAGCGGAGGTAGCGTGCTAAGCGTTGCCAATCTGACAGGCAGCATCCAGCCTGGTAAGCTTGGAAAATCATCACCCTTGCCCCTGGTGCTCGCGCAAAGCTGGATACACTTCCACTTGCATCAGGACGAACAAGCCTGGCAACGCTTGACGAGTGGAAGTACGGCGTACGGCATTCCTGCAGAACATCTGCTGCATTTTCTGCATGTGCTCGCGGATGAATCAAATTGGAAGCGGCTCGGTGCATGGCTTGCACAGCTTGGACCACTGCTGGCCAATCGCCGGAATGAACCTTTGCAGGATTATATGCAGCTGTGGGACATGACGATCAAACATCTTCCTGAGACGGAAAGTCACATGTGGGATACCCTGGTTAGCATGCTCCCTCACTCCCGCCCGGCGTACGAAGAAGCCATGCATAGTCGCGGACAGTGGCGCCGCTGGATTGATTTTCAGTTAAGTACGGAGACGGAACCGCTCGAATTTCGCGTGGCTGTGCTGCAGCCGATTGAAAAAGAGGCACCGGAGCTCCTGCTCCCGTTCTACCATCAGGCAGTGGAACGGTACATCGGCCACAAAAACAGGGACGGCTACAAGGCAGCAGTCAAGCTGCTGAAGCGACTGTCCAAAATCTACAAAAAACTGAAGCAAGAGGATCGCTGGGAAGATTTCATTACCGCACTGGCTGTACGGAATAGCAGACTGCGTGCACTGCAGGAAGAACTTCGGAAAGGTAAGTTGATCTCATGA